One part of the Mariniflexile litorale genome encodes these proteins:
- a CDS encoding serine hydrolase domain-containing protein, whose product MSSGKLVIYKKPFGLANLESKQPIQTNMIFEIASMTKQFTGAAILKLAENGKLSLNDTLQKYITFFPPDRYPITIEHLITHTSGIPYFNVDDKEYYLLFKEHLPEEFTWFLNKPFEI is encoded by the coding sequence ATTTCTAGTGGCAAGCTTGTGATTTACAAAAAACCATTTGGCTTAGCTAATCTTGAAAGCAAACAACCTATTCAAACAAATATGATTTTTGAAATCGCTTCAATGACCAAGCAATTTACTGGAGCAGCTATTTTAAAACTTGCTGAAAATGGTAAGCTATCACTCAATGACACACTGCAAAAATACATCACCTTTTTTCCTCCTGATAGGTATCCAATTACTATTGAACATTTGATAACACATACATCAGGAATTCCTTATTTTAATGTCGATGATAAAGAATATTATTTACTGTTTAAAGAACACTTACCTGAAGAATTTACATGGTTTTTAAACAAACCTTTTGAAATTTAA